A section of the Centroberyx gerrardi isolate f3 chromosome 8, fCenGer3.hap1.cur.20231027, whole genome shotgun sequence genome encodes:
- the poc5 gene encoding centrosomal protein POC5 produces the protein MSSDEEEPTSPVLPMDSDRGSSVSSELQDEYEELLRYAVVAPKFEAHTGSHLQLLSNSHLSAAGRSSQGKDDAKSQRLDLASESDDGRHSNRSVRSTQASPLIAEPRTHSRASVEETAGRSSGRASVLSDTPSDRLQMASERFRQSSPDPLVAVATELFISEENISKMENILDTWSYNLKSNVLIELRKWKLVFMEQHKLELRKEREKYAAQTAGLKAQLGSLKELLHTYETSNQRKDEVIVNLSQVLDRQKEKLEKMRALTHWRLQHIDAKEEAHAARMAQQHYNLQLKKKVWLGWHSLVERHWKDKVERACRIRAEEVCVRLSAQYEAKLAEHYEAMEKSQAEIHRLRLERERYEESMKKAFMRGVCALNMEALTMFHTTEGRPDQHAAHDQRDALPPRDEPGSSSLAQLHAHPVSSTRFSPIHFDPPSHSEVEETVGSSVPVSRAEVLPSTTVVHSSLPLGGTASTHKQVSGRVVTASQQKPSKTVTARITARPDVGKTTRGNLQVMGVAPPMSSVIVERHHPVTQLTIGQATAAKFPRSSQQSHGSTGGKSSSRTHSNTCHIHSIKVVE, from the exons ATGTCCTCAGACGAAGAGGAGCCGACCAGTCCTGTTCTGCCAATGGACTCTGACCGGGgcagctctgtctcctctgagctacag GATGAGTATGAGGAGCTCCTCCGCTACGCTGTGGTCGCACCCAAGTTTGAGGCACACACCGGTTCTCACTTGCAGCTGCTGAGCAACTCACATCTGTCTGCAGCGGGTCGGAGTTCCCAGGGAAAAGATGATGCAAAATCACAGCGCCTA GATTTGGCATcagaat CTGACGATGGGAGGCATTCCAACAGGAGTGTGAGATCAACACAGGCCTCCCCCTTGATAGCTGAACCCCGCACACACTCAAGAGCCTCTG TTGAGGAGACGGCAGGTCGGTCATCTGGCAGAGCGTCTGTGCTCTCAGACACTCCTTCAGACAGGTTGCAGATGGCGTCGGAGAGGTTCAGACAGAGCAGTCCAGACCCCCTGGTAGCCGTTGCAACAGAGTTGTTCATCTCAGAGGAGAACATAAGCAAGATGGAGAACATCCTGGACACGTGGAGCTACAACCTCAAG TCCAATGTGCTGATAGAGCTGAGGAAGTGGAAGCTGGTCTTCATGGAGCAACACAAGTTGGAgttgaggaaggagagggagaagtatGCGGCGCAGACAGCTGGCCTCAAGGCACAACTAGGCAGCCTGAAGGAGCTGCTGCACACCTATGAGACCTCCAACCAGAGGAAAGACGAG gTGATAGTGAACCTGAGCCAGGTGCtggacagacaaaaagagaagcTTGAGAAGATGAGGGCCCTCACCCACTGGAGACTTCAGCACATCGATGCCAAAGAGGAG GCCCATGCTGCTCGGATGGCGCAACAGCACTACAATTTGCAGCTGAAGAAGAAAGTGTGGTTAGGATGGCACTCTCTGGTCGAGAGACACTGGAAGGACAAGGTGGAGCGGGCTTGCCGCATCAGGGCCGAGGAGGTCTGCGTTCGCCTGTCTGCGCAGTACGAGGCCAAGCTGGCCGAG CACTATGAGGCTATGGAGAAGTCCCAGGCTGAGATCCACAGACTGCGACTCGAGCGAGAGCGCTATGAGGAATCTATGAAGAAAGCCTTCATGCGGGGTGTGTGTGCCCTCAACATGGAGGCTCTCACCATGTTCCACACCACAGAGGGACGGCCAGACCAACATGCAGCTCATGATCAGCGTG ATGCTCTGCCCCCCCGAGATGAGCCTGGCTCTAGTTCGCTGGCTCAGCTCCATGCACATCCCGTCTCTTCCACGCGGTTCAGCCCAATCCACTTTGACCCTCCCTCCCACAGCGAAGTAGAGGAGACG GTGGGCTCCAGTGTCCCGGTGTCCAGGGCAGAAGTGCTGCCTTCCACTACAGTTGTCCACAGCTCCCTCCCACTAGGGGGCACTGCAAGCACCCACAAACAG GTCAGTGGGCGTGTCGTCACAGCCAGTCAACAAAAACCCTCAAAGACGGTAACGGCTCGCATCACTGCACGCCCCGATGTTGGTAAGACTACACGCGGCAACCTCCAGGTGATGGGTGTGGCTCCGCCCATGAGCTCTGTCATCGTTGAACGCCATCATCCGGTTACACAG CTCACCATTGGCCAGGCCACGGCTGCTAAGTTTCCTCGCTCCTCTCAACAAAGTCATGGCTCCACCGGAGGCAAGAGCTCATCCAGAACACACTCCAACACGTGCCACATACATTCCATCAAAGTAGTCGAATGA
- the ankdd1b gene encoding ankyrin repeat and death domain-containing protein 1A: MESGAVTLRERMKKHAPKKENLDPRTWVRPETVRGFTDFILHKHSDKETDNSFDNKEMLLETEKQYIEAAKRNDVETMKTLGKGVNANAKNVQNRTALHYAVAGKNTEAVQLLLKRRVKVDQKDKHGVVPIHLAAWFGSLDILKLLVQAGAEQKIENEEGLNIMHCAVINNHTDIVQYIVDDLQMKELDKEDQSGHRVFALAAEHGCVQMLEMLMEPSYHMATVKPNKSGDTPLHLAAKNGHLDAVQLLLQSFDTRDEVNMAGETALYQAADSAHEECVLVLLEAGCDPNILTTDKCSALHPVSERGDTSLVILLLDHQAQTDFQNQHLEAALHLAVKNCHLPVIHTLLGAGCNINVADQRSQTAMHLAAELARVDVVEMLLKAGLDLTLQDRQGKSALGVAARADEVIVVDMIIKAERYYAWSKANTEINESLHSQFPLTFKLDHRFETKQFRSVAWRLSYQLLKPGDWKRLAEYWSFTKEQVAAIEEQWTGQQSYQEHGNRMLLIWLHGVELAQKSPAKELYQGLIHTGNRKVADKIRMEAESGSSKSCSIS; the protein is encoded by the exons ATGGAGAGTGGAGCTGTGACGTTGAGGGAAAGGATGAAGAAGCATGCGCCGAAGAAGGAGAATCTGGACCCGAGAACGTGGGTGAGACCTGAGACGGTGAGGGGGTTCACTGACTTCATACTGCACAAGCACTCGGACAAAGAGACGGACAACAGCTTTGACAACAAAGAGATGT TGCTTGAGACAGAGAAGCAGTATATTGAAGCCGCTAAGAGGAATGACGTGGAGACCATGAAGACTCTTGGGAAGGGGGTGAATGCCAATGCAAAAAACGTG CAAAATAGAACTGCCCTTCACTATGCAGTAGCTGGCAAAAACACGGAAGCTGTGCAACTTCTTCTAAAACGCAGAGTCAAGGTGGATCAAAAGGACAAG CATGGTGTGGTACCCATTCATTTGGCCGCCTGGTTTGGCAGTTTGGACATCCTGAAACTATTAGTGCAGGCTGGAGCTGAACAGAAGATTGAGAACGAG gaaGGACTGAACATCATGCACTGTGCTGTTATCAACAACCACACTGACATTGTACAGTACATCGTTGACGACCTGCAGATGAAAGAACTAGACAAGGAGGACCAG TCGGGACACCGGGTATTTGCGCTGGCTGCAGAGCATGGCTGTGTCCAAATGCTGGAGATGCTGATGGAGCCGTCTTACCACATGGCCACCGTGAAGCCCAACAAG AGCGGTGACACGCCCCTGCACTTAGCTGCCAAGAACGGCCACCTGGACGCCGTCcaactgctgctgcagagcttTGATACTCGGGATGAAGTCAATATG GCTGGTGAGACAGCGCTGTACCAGGCTGCAGACAGCGCACATGAGGAGTGTGTCCTGGTCCTGCTGGAGGCTGGCTGTGACCCCAACATCCTCACCACG GACAAATGCAGCGCTCTCCATCCAGTTTCAGAGAGAGGCGACACATCACTGGTGATACTCCTCCTAGACCACCAAGCCCAGACGGACTTTCAGAATCAG CACCTAGAGGCTGCTCTCCACCTGGCAGTGAAGAACTGTCACCTCCCTGTCATCCATACTCTACTGGGGGCGGGCTGCAACATCAATGTCGCTGATCAG AGATCCCAGACTGCTATGCATCTTGCTGCAGAACTGGCCAGAGTGGATGTGGTGGAAATGCTTCTCAAAGCTGGGCTGGATCTGACACTCCAGGATAGG CAGGGTAAGAGCGCGCTGGGTGTGGCAGCCAGAGCGGACGAGGTGATCGTTGTGGACATGATCATCAAAGCAGAAAGATACTACGCATGGAGTAAG GCCAACACTGAGATTAATGAGAGTCTTCACAGCCAGTTTCCGCTAACATTTAAATTGGACCACCGCTTTGAGACCAAGCAGTTTCGTTCCGTGGCCTGGCGCCTGTCGTACCAGCTCCTGAAACCAGGGGACTGGAAAAGACTGGCAGAATACTGGAGCTTCACGAAGGAGCAAGTGGCCGCCATCGAGGAGCAGTGGACAG GTCAGCAGAGCTACCAGGAGCATGGGAACAGGATGCTGCTGATCTGGCTCCATGGGGTGGAGCTGGCTCAGAAAAGCCCTGCTAAAGAGCTCTACCAGGGCCTCATCCACACAGGCAATAGGAAGGTGGCAG ACAAGATCCGGATGGAGGCGGAGAGCGGCAGCAGTAAGAGCTGCAGCATTTCATGA
- the polk gene encoding DNA polymerase kappa, which translates to METGSAKGEGFLSRMALNDNKAGMEGLDRDKINKIIMESSKGSRFYENELKREQQVNQRIEKMMLQKAQITEQQLKKAQAQVERAASELERSRDLSRVIVHVDMDAFYAAVEMRDCPELKDKPMAVGSMSMLSTSNYHARKYGVRAAMPGFIAKKLCPNLVIVPTNFDKYRAVSDEIREIFADYDPHFQPLSLDEAYLDFTEHLEQRKSWPESSRTHRFRTSSTGTGEGQSELPQQTVAEVEDLSPVLFEDSPGSSPCSLGSGGAGVAGGAFEVFGASVEEAVREMRFRIEQKTTLTASAGIAPNMMLAKVCSDKNKPNGQYRLPSNREAVMDFIQNLPVRKVFGIGKVSEKMLSALGISSCAHLGQQMALLTLLFSETAWHHFMRISLGLGSTHIQRGEERKSMSTERTFREMSTAEEQLSLCRELCQDLAEDVKKEGLKGKTVTLKLKNVNFEVKTRAWTLPCAVATVDEIFAVAKDLLKTEIENVSPQPLRLRLMGVRISAFVSSDDKKPLQRSIVGFLQQGKTDSGQKPGRELLFSSSIQTPPLACVPAAQKGQRQGEVPWLANQRGAEVNRVSEQQQQSFFQRAHAQRLRLQAENTSEEGHGGDSSVITSTGTHAQKSEDSPTKLHESKSNFTASGRRSARPNTENVSVFPLEAQASTSGWGGTHSESLTCPVCFRQVETTDLNVFNRHIDQCLSDVSTKPDQSIDIDSESDVELEKGHKGWEVMDNEREEFEFKEQREKAEQSKDSHVVKMSKPIHRLTYSNARINQDTSEQGPFEPNRKDPQPDRDSLKNDDIDSFQRVSSVHSGCPGTVTSQQPQSHYDRKGPVLICPVCQVTQDTDDLRVFNCHVDLCLNQEVLHELRGQTSPPMHPPSITVTKSKVIERDLPLPRQLNKGKSKRRDSPSSPPSKKAKALGPRNTIDKFFR; encoded by the exons ATGGAGACTGGATCCGCCAAAGGGGAGGGCTTCCTCTCCAGAATGGCCCTcaatgacaacaaggcagggatGGAGGGTCTTGACAGGGACAAGATCAACAAGATCATCATGGAGTCATCCAAG GGTTCCCGGTTCTACGAGAACGAGCtgaagagagagcagcaggTGAACCAGCGCATTGAGAAGATGATGCTGCAGAAGGCCCAGatcacagagcagcagctgaaaaAAGCACAAGCTCAG GTGGAGAGGGCGGCCTCCGAGCTGGAGAGGAGTCGTGATCTGAGCCGTGTGATCGTACACGTGGACATGGATGCTTTCTATGCTGCTGTGGAGATGAGGGACTGTCCTGAGCTGAAGGACAAGCCCATGGCTGTAGGATCCATGAGCATGCTG tcaacaTCAAACTACCATGCAAGGAAGTACGGGGTTCGAGCCGCCATGCCGGGCTTCATTGCGAAGAAACTCTGCCCCAACTTGGTCATTGTTCCAACCAACTTTGACAAGTACAGAGCAGTGAGTGACGAG ATCCGGGAGATCTTTGCAGACTACGACCCTCACTTCCAGCCGCTGAGCCTGGATGAAGCCTATCTGGATTTCACAGAGCACctggagcagaggaagagctggCCTGAGTCCTCACGCACACATCGCTTCCGCACCAGCAGCACCGGAACAG GTGAAGGGCAGAGCGAGCTCCCCCAGCAGACAGTGGCGGAGGTGGAagacctctctcctgtcctgtttgAGGACAGTCCcggctcctctccctgctcgcTGGGCTCTGGAGGTGCAGGTGTCGCCGGCGGGGCTTTTGAGGTGTTTGGAGCGTCTGTGGAGGAAGCTGTGAGAGAGATGCGCTTCCGCATCGAGCAGAAAACCACGCTGACTGCCAGCGCAG GCATTGCTCCAAACATGATGCTTGCCAAGGTGTGCAGTGACAAGAACAAGCCCAACGGCCAATACAGACTCCCCTCCAACAGAGAGGCAGTCATGGACTTCATCCAGAACCTGCCAGTTCGCAAA GTTTTTGGCATAGGGAAGGTGAGTGAGAAGATGCTGAGCGCTCTGGGCATCAGTAGCTGTGCTCATCTTGGCCAGCAGATGGCGCTGCTGACCTTGTTGTTCTCTGAGACGGCCTGGCATCACTTCATGCGGATTTCCCTGGGTTTAGGctctacacacatacaaag gggtgaagaaagaaaaagcatgAGCACAGAAag GACATTTAGAGAAATGAGTACAGCCGAGGAGCAGTTGTCTTTATGCCGAGAGCTTTGCCAAGACCTGGCCGAAGACGTGAAGAAGGAAGGGCTGAAG GGTAAAACGGTAACACTGAAGCTTAAGAACGTCAACTTTGAGGTGAAAACCAGGGCATGGACGCTGCCATGTGCTGTTGCCACTGTGGATGAGATCTTTGCTGTGGCGAAGGACCTACTGAAGACTGAAATAGAAAATGTCAGCCCCCAGCCACTCAGACTGAGGCTCATGG GTGTTCGAATCTCTGCCTTTGTCAGTTCAGATGACAAGAAGCCTCTGCAGAGGAGCATCGTCGGCTTCCTTCAGCAAGGCAAGACAGACTCTGGTCAAAAGCCTGGGAGAGAGCTTCTCTTCAGTTCCTCCATCCAGACCCCGCCCCTTGCTTGTGTTCCCGCAGCCCAGAAGGGCCAGAGGCAGGGGGAAGTTCCCTGGCTGGCTAACCAGAGGGGGGCAGAGGTGAACCGGGtcagtgagcagcagcagcagtctttCTTCCAAAGGGCCCATGCCCAGAGACTGAGACTCCAGGCTGAGAACACATCAGAGGAAGGACATGGGGGCGATTCCTCTGTGATTACTTCCACAGGCACTCACGCTCAAAAGAGTGAGGACTCACCAACAAAGCTGCATGAGTCAAAGAGTAACTTTACAGCCTCAGGTAGAAGATCAGCTCGCCCTAACACagaaaatgtcagtgttttcccccTGGAGGCCCAGGCATCCACATCAGGCTGGGGAGGCACACACTCAGAGAGCCTCACCTGTCCTGTGTGCTTTAGGCAGGTGGAGACCACCGACTTGAATGTCTTCAACAGACACATAGACCAGTGTCTCAGTGATGTCTCCACAAAGCCAGACCAAAGCATAGATATTGACTCAGAGTCAGATGTGGAACTAGAGAAAGGCCACAAAGGATGGGAGGTGATGGACAATGAGAGGGAGGAGTTTGAGTTTaaagagcagagggagaaggcaGAGCAAAGTAAAGACTCACATGTTGTTAAAATGTCTAAACCAATACATAGATTGACATACTCAAATGCAAGAATAAATCAGGACACCTCAGAGCAGGGGCCATTTGAACCAAACAGAAAGGATCCTCAGCCAGACCGTGACAGCTTGAAAAATGACGACATCGATTCATTTCAAAGGGTTTCTTCGGTGCACAGCGGTTGCCCTGGAACTGTGACCTCGCAGCAGCCTCAGTCACATTATGATCGTAAAGGTCCCGTCCTCATCTGCCCAGTGTGTCAGGTGACGCAGGACACTGATGATCTCAGGGTCTTCAACTGCCATGTTGACCTCTGCCTGAACCAGGAAGTGCTGCACGAGCTGCGGGGACAGACGTCACCTCCCATGCATCCACCTTCAATTACTGTTACAAAGAGCAAGGTCATAG AGAGAGACCTGCCCTTGCCCAGGCAATTGAACAAAGGCAAAAGCAAAAG ACGAGActcaccttcctctcctccgtctAAGAAGGCCAAAGCCCTCGGCCCTCGCAACACCATCGACAAGTTCTTCAGGTGA